In the genome of Brevinematia bacterium, the window ATATCAGTCAATACTGAATATGGTTCTAACGATAGTTCTGTTTGTAGTAATATTTGCAATAGCAAATACAATAACAATGAATATATACGACAGATTCAGGGAAATAGGCACAATAAGAGCAATAGGTGCTAAGAGAAAAACTGTAGTATTGCAGTTTGTGCTGGAGAGCGGATTGATGGGAGTCATAGGAACAATCTTGGGGCTTCTAGTGGGTGGTGTAATGGCGTTGACAATAAATCTAAGTGGAGGAATATACATACCACCACCGCCTGGAAACGTAGAAGGATACTACGCATTTATAAAGCCAAATCCTTTGGATGTTACTGTCTACTGCCTACTATTTCTGCTGGTTTCAGTAATAGCAAGCCTATTACCAGCATATAAAGCCTCAAGAATGAACATAGTAGATGCCTTGAGAACAGTCTAACACTGCACTACTAGAATAAGATCTCCAGAGAACTCTGTCTGAAAGACCAGAAGTAGTTTTTTGTCAAAGAGAACTTGAAATAGGCTTAACAGTATGTATATACTAAGTTTATGATCACAAAGGAAGTTGTTAAGAAGGTTGCAGAACTTTCAAAGCTCAGTTTCTCCGAAGAGGAGCTTGAGTCCTTCACCCAAGAATTTTCAAAAATTGTCTCCTTCGTTGAAATGATAAGTGAGTTAGATACTACAGGGGTTGAACCATCTCCCTATCCTATTGA includes:
- a CDS encoding FtsX-like permease family protein: YQSILNMVLTIVLFVVIFAIANTITMNIYDRFREIGTIRAIGAKRKTVVLQFVLESGLMGVIGTILGLLVGGVMALTINLSGGIYIPPPPGNVEGYYAFIKPNPLDVTVYCLLFLLVSVIASLLPAYKASRMNIVDALRTV
- the gatC gene encoding Asp-tRNA(Asn)/Glu-tRNA(Gln) amidotransferase subunit GatC, encoding MITKEVVKKVAELSKLSFSEEELESFTQEFSKIVSFVEMISELDTTGVEPSPYPIDIINEPREDIVVPSVKVEKILSNAPKRKDDFIVVPRVVEK